Proteins encoded within one genomic window of Deltaproteobacteria bacterium HGW-Deltaproteobacteria-2:
- a CDS encoding L-aspartate oxidase: MEFKTDFLILGSGIAGLSLAIKASTLGSVAIVTKKEKSESNTNYAQGGIAAVTDHTDSFDEHIQDTLICGGGLCKKDVVEFIVKEAPPRIQELIEWGVNFTKSEVPPHLYDLGQEGGHHHRRVLHAKDLTGREIERALHEKVAVLKNVQIYENHIGIDLIIQKDAEGHTMNCLGAYVLDINNDKIHTYRAKYTILSTGGAGKVYLITTNPDIATGDGIAMAFRAGAHVANMEFIQFHPTCLFHPEAKAFLISEAVRGEGGILKLQNGETFMEKYHPMKSLAPRDVVAKAIDNELKQTGNEYVLLDITHHNRDFLIDRFPNIYNKCLEYGIDMAIQPIPIAPAAHYICGGVAVDHNGKTSIDNLFACGEVSCTGLHGANRLASNSLLEAVVYSHRVFEEISRNFNQTKDSDAYIAPWDPSGTTESDDSVVVTNNWDEIRRCMWNYVGIVRSDKRLARASRRIELIRKEIDEYYWNFKVTKDLIELRNITTVAQLIVRSASLRKESRGLHYNIDYPDTLDEFKKDTIIVKE, from the coding sequence GCGGTATAGCCGGCTTGAGTCTGGCGATTAAAGCTTCGACTCTCGGTAGTGTCGCTATTGTGACCAAAAAAGAAAAATCAGAATCAAATACTAATTACGCGCAGGGCGGAATCGCTGCTGTTACCGATCATACAGATAGTTTTGATGAACATATTCAGGACACCTTAATTTGCGGTGGCGGTCTTTGTAAAAAAGACGTGGTCGAATTCATCGTCAAAGAAGCCCCTCCCCGAATTCAAGAGCTCATCGAGTGGGGCGTCAATTTCACAAAATCAGAAGTGCCACCTCATCTTTACGATTTAGGGCAGGAGGGAGGCCATCATCACAGGCGCGTTCTGCACGCAAAGGATCTGACCGGCCGTGAAATCGAACGGGCACTGCACGAGAAAGTTGCCGTTCTGAAGAATGTTCAAATTTATGAAAATCATATCGGCATTGATCTCATCATCCAAAAAGATGCCGAAGGTCATACGATGAATTGCCTGGGCGCATATGTACTCGATATTAACAACGACAAAATCCATACATATCGCGCTAAATATACCATCCTATCCACCGGCGGCGCGGGCAAAGTCTATCTGATTACTACTAATCCGGACATTGCCACTGGCGACGGCATTGCGATGGCTTTTCGCGCCGGCGCTCATGTTGCTAACATGGAATTTATCCAGTTTCATCCCACATGTCTTTTTCATCCGGAAGCCAAGGCGTTTCTCATCAGCGAAGCTGTCCGCGGCGAAGGAGGCATACTTAAATTGCAAAACGGCGAGACATTCATGGAAAAATATCACCCTATGAAAAGTCTCGCTCCCCGCGATGTTGTTGCCAAAGCGATTGACAACGAACTTAAACAGACGGGTAATGAATATGTATTGCTGGATATCACTCATCACAACCGCGATTTTCTGATCGACCGGTTCCCCAATATTTACAACAAATGTCTGGAATACGGCATTGATATGGCCATCCAGCCGATTCCCATCGCGCCGGCCGCTCATTATATTTGCGGCGGTGTTGCCGTAGATCATAATGGAAAGACTTCCATCGATAACCTGTTTGCCTGTGGCGAGGTATCCTGCACAGGATTGCATGGAGCCAACCGCTTAGCCAGCAACTCTTTACTGGAAGCGGTCGTTTACTCACATCGTGTTTTTGAGGAAATATCCCGTAACTTTAATCAAACAAAAGACAGTGACGCTTATATTGCCCCGTGGGATCCCAGCGGAACCACGGAAAGTGACGATAGCGTCGTTGTTACGAATAACTGGGATGAGATAAGAAGATGCATGTGGAATTACGTTGGAATTGTCCGATCGGACAAAAGACTGGCACGAGCGTCCCGCCGGATTGAACTTATTCGGAAAGAGATTGATGAATATTACTGGAACTTCAAAGTCACAAAGGATCTTATTGAACTGCGCAACATTACAACCGTAGCTCAATTAATTGTCCGGAGCGCTTCACTCAGGAAAGAAAGCCGCGGTTTACACTATAATATTGATTATCCGGATACGCTTGATGAGTTCAAAAAAGACACAATTATTGTGAAGGAATAA
- a CDS encoding adenylosuccinate lyase — translation MIPRYSREVMTKIWSPENKYQKWLDVEILACEAMAKLGKIPTSALKNIKKNVSINVERIDEIEKITKHDVIAFLTSLTEKVGEDGRFIHMGLTSSDVLDTSLAVQLKESAEILLTDIDNLLVVLERRAFENKNTLMIGRSHGIHAEPITFGLKMALWYQEMRRNRQRLVQAKESISYGKISGAVGTFSFIDPFVEEYVCAKLGLKPASVSSQIVQRDRHAEFFTTLAITASSMDKFAQEIRLLQRTEVREAEEYFSEGQKGSSAMPHKRNPVLSENISGLARLVRSYAVASLEDIALWHERDISHSSVERVIGPDATIVLDFMLSRFTNMMDKLLIYPDKMLYNLNMTHGVIFSQMVLLGLIEKGTTREEAYAIVQRNAMKSWKEGIEFKDLLEKDSTVTKYLKKKELVAIFNVKNFLKNLDFIFDRVFKNDK, via the coding sequence GTGATCCCAAGATATTCACGAGAGGTAATGACAAAGATTTGGAGCCCGGAAAACAAATATCAAAAGTGGTTGGACGTGGAAATATTAGCTTGTGAGGCAATGGCCAAGCTGGGCAAAATACCAACGAGTGCGTTAAAAAATATCAAAAAAAATGTTTCGATAAATGTAGAGCGAATTGATGAAATTGAAAAGATTACAAAGCATGATGTGATTGCTTTCTTAACTTCCCTGACGGAAAAGGTCGGCGAAGACGGACGTTTTATTCACATGGGTTTGACTTCTTCAGATGTTCTGGATACTTCACTGGCTGTTCAATTAAAAGAGTCAGCTGAAATATTATTAACAGATATTGATAATTTATTGGTTGTTTTAGAGAGAAGAGCGTTTGAAAATAAAAACACTTTAATGATCGGCAGATCTCATGGGATTCATGCGGAGCCGATTACTTTCGGTTTGAAGATGGCTTTGTGGTATCAGGAGATGCGTCGTAATCGTCAGCGCCTCGTGCAAGCCAAAGAATCTATCAGCTATGGTAAAATATCCGGTGCTGTCGGTACATTTTCTTTTATCGATCCTTTTGTGGAAGAATATGTTTGTGCTAAGCTCGGGTTAAAACCTGCGTCTGTGTCTTCTCAAATTGTTCAACGTGACCGCCATGCGGAATTCTTTACAACACTCGCTATTACTGCCTCTTCAATGGATAAATTCGCTCAGGAAATAAGGCTTCTGCAAAGAACGGAGGTTAGAGAAGCTGAAGAATATTTTTCGGAAGGGCAGAAAGGTTCTTCAGCAATGCCGCATAAGCGCAATCCGGTTCTTTCGGAAAACATCTCCGGTTTAGCCAGATTGGTGCGTTCCTACGCTGTTGCTTCTCTGGAAGACATTGCGCTCTGGCACGAAAGGGATATCAGCCATTCTTCCGTGGAAAGAGTCATAGGGCCGGATGCGACAATTGTCCTTGATTTTATGCTGTCCAGGTTTACAAACATGATGGATAAGCTTTTGATCTATCCCGACAAGATGCTTTATAATCTGAACATGACTCATGGTGTTATTTTTTCGCAAATGGTTCTGCTGGGACTTATTGAAAAGGGGACAACCAGAGAAGAAGCTTATGCCATTGTGCAGAGAAACGCGATGAAATCCTGGAAAGAAGGAATAGAGTTCAAAGATTTACTGGAAAAAGATTCCACGGTAACCAAGTATCTCAAGAAAAAGGAATTGGTGGCAATATTTAATGTGAAAAATTTCTTGAAGAATTTAGATTTTATCTTTGACCGTGTGTTTAAAAATGATAAATAA
- a CDS encoding hemolysin D — MSESQTIKQYNFLEEIFNTLTHGIGVLISITGLVLLIVFSRIHGDLSLVISCTVFGITLVLLYTASTLYHISQKSNLKHVFKILDHSCIYVLIAGTYTPFLLVTLRGVIGWSMFALIWSLALTGVLFKVFFIHRFQILSTIAYILMGWIIIFAIKPLFQALPGGGLVWLICGGLAYTLGTIFYAWEKLPFNHTIWHLFVLTGSICHFFAVMFYVIPLKA; from the coding sequence ATGTCTGAATCACAAACTATAAAGCAATACAATTTTCTAGAAGAAATATTCAATACCCTGACTCATGGTATTGGAGTCTTAATTAGCATTACCGGGTTGGTTCTTCTGATAGTTTTCTCCAGAATTCATGGGGATTTGAGTCTTGTTATTAGTTGTACAGTTTTCGGAATTACGCTTGTTTTACTATATACAGCTTCAACTCTTTATCATATTTCTCAAAAATCAAACTTGAAACACGTATTCAAAATATTGGATCATTCATGTATTTATGTTTTGATTGCCGGAACTTATACTCCTTTTCTTCTTGTAACTTTACGCGGGGTTATAGGTTGGAGCATGTTTGCTTTAATCTGGTCATTAGCTTTAACAGGAGTTTTATTCAAAGTTTTTTTTATCCATCGCTTTCAGATACTCTCTACTATTGCTTATATTTTGATGGGTTGGATCATTATCTTTGCGATTAAACCTCTTTTTCAGGCGTTGCCCGGAGGCGGTCTTGTCTGGCTTATCTGTGGAGGTTTGGCTTATACGCTGGGAACTATTTTTTATGCATGGGAGAAACTTCCGTTTAATCACACTATTTGGCATTTATTTGTCCTTACCGGCAGCATTTGTCATTTTTTTGCAGTTATGTTTTATGTCATCCCGCTAAAAGCTTAA
- a CDS encoding transcriptional regulator, giving the protein MSDNVLLLKKYTNRRLYETEKSIYVTLDYVTDAIKQGRQIKVTDAKTGEDVTSAILTQIVFEEARKKKYLLPAPLLYLIIQYGENVLTDFFEKYLEQTIKNYLLFRDMADDQFKKWLEYGENYSKMNPQNLASLSPFKSLFDLFAIPAKNNQKDEKKS; this is encoded by the coding sequence ATGAGTGATAATGTCCTTTTGCTAAAAAAATACACAAATCGTCGGCTGTATGAAACGGAAAAAAGTATTTATGTAACGCTGGATTATGTAACCGATGCCATTAAGCAGGGCAGGCAAATTAAAGTAACGGATGCAAAAACCGGCGAAGATGTTACCTCGGCGATACTTACACAAATTGTTTTTGAAGAGGCGCGTAAAAAAAAATATCTGCTTCCCGCTCCACTACTATACCTGATTATTCAGTATGGCGAAAATGTACTGACAGATTTTTTTGAGAAGTACCTGGAGCAAACAATTAAGAATTATCTGTTGTTCCGGGATATGGCTGATGATCAATTTAAAAAATGGCTCGAATACGGCGAAAATTACTCCAAAATGAATCCTCAGAATTTGGCCAGCCTATCGCCATTTAAATCTCTTTTTGATTTATTTGCTATACCCGCTAAGAATAATCAGAAAGATGAGAAGAAATCCTGA
- a CDS encoding enoyl-CoA hydratase, which translates to MTGKSIDKLKVGDVAEFAKTVTETDIYLYAGITGDFNPAHVNEAYAKTTFFKTRIAHGMLTAGFISAIIANQLPGPGTIYLKQDLSFLAPVHMGDTITGRVEVIELNVEKNRVRLKTTCSNQDGVMVISGEGLVSPPKAPKS; encoded by the coding sequence ATTACAGGAAAGAGTATTGATAAGCTTAAAGTTGGGGATGTGGCGGAATTCGCCAAAACAGTGACAGAAACGGATATATATTTATATGCCGGCATTACCGGTGATTTTAATCCGGCACATGTCAATGAAGCCTATGCGAAAACGACGTTTTTTAAAACCCGCATCGCGCACGGTATGCTCACGGCAGGATTTATTTCCGCCATTATCGCCAATCAATTACCCGGTCCTGGAACTATTTATTTGAAACAGGATTTAAGTTTTCTTGCGCCGGTGCACATGGGCGACACTATTACCGGGCGAGTCGAAGTTATTGAATTAAATGTAGAGAAAAACCGCGTTAGGTTGAAAACCACCTGCAGTAATCAGGATGGTGTGATGGTAATATCCGGCGAAGGACTGGTAAGCCCGCCAAAAGCACCCAAATCATAA
- a CDS encoding diguanylate cyclase encodes MSTQKEYFQSLSKLSRKLGETDDQETMLHAIVSEAVETLKAKAAVIFLNEKDSQDSIRNVAVAQIGLSEKYIHAGTAHAVKISPQLLKEGYMYFPDATTDKRLKNHQAKKAEGISSILSVPVIYKGQMMGIMSLYTKNIRKFTKDEIDFLSILAEQGGVAIKNAQLVRKLRNHLQIFLKLAASISSSLDVKTILQAMTEDLVKVMQVKAASVRLLDENTRTVKLVASFGLSEKYLNKGPIMADKNIGKALKGETIVIKDVFKDDGIQYKKEKKEEGIVSMLYVPIKSNDEIIGVLNVYSRRSREFTENEILLVTALAYQGGLAIRNACIYMTMQDDIKDLKDNIYKCWF; translated from the coding sequence ATGTCAACTCAAAAAGAGTATTTTCAAAGCTTAAGTAAATTGAGCAGGAAACTAGGCGAAACGGATGATCAGGAAACGATGCTCCACGCAATTGTTTCCGAAGCAGTCGAAACACTCAAGGCAAAAGCGGCTGTCATCTTTCTGAATGAAAAAGATTCGCAGGATTCTATTCGTAATGTCGCTGTAGCCCAGATAGGACTTTCCGAAAAATACATTCATGCGGGAACGGCTCACGCCGTCAAAATTAGTCCGCAATTGCTTAAAGAAGGTTATATGTATTTTCCTGATGCTACAACAGATAAGCGGCTGAAGAATCATCAAGCAAAAAAAGCGGAAGGCATTAGCTCTATTCTATCTGTGCCGGTAATTTATAAAGGCCAGATGATGGGCATTATGAGTCTTTATACCAAAAATATTCGTAAATTTACCAAAGATGAAATTGATTTTCTCTCCATTCTGGCCGAACAGGGAGGCGTTGCAATTAAGAATGCCCAGTTAGTACGGAAACTGCGCAATCATTTACAGATATTTTTGAAACTGGCCGCGAGTATCTCATCAAGTCTTGATGTCAAGACTATTTTGCAAGCCATGACTGAAGATCTGGTGAAAGTTATGCAGGTCAAAGCCGCATCAGTAAGACTGCTGGATGAGAATACGCGTACGGTGAAATTAGTCGCAAGTTTTGGTTTGAGCGAAAAATATCTCAACAAAGGGCCAATTATGGCGGATAAAAACATTGGGAAAGCCCTGAAAGGGGAAACCATAGTCATCAAAGATGTGTTTAAGGACGACGGAATTCAATACAAAAAGGAAAAAAAAGAGGAAGGCATTGTCTCTATGCTTTATGTTCCGATTAAATCCAATGACGAGATAATTGGAGTGCTCAATGTGTATAGCCGACGTTCGAGAGAATTTACGGAAAATGAAATATTGCTGGTAACCGCTCTGGCCTATCAGGGCGGACTGGCCATTAGAAATGCCTGCATCTATATGACGATGCAGGATGACATAAAGGATTTGAAAGATAATATTTATAAGTGCTGGTTCTAA
- a CDS encoding class III poly(R)-hydroxyalkanoic acid synthase subunit PhaC, with translation MSSTKIPLDLILEKMAEDAEKAQQRVTKASEILQGQLNYEIASTPYEIVYEEDRVKVKHYFRNDNEENKLKVPLLVVYALINRETMLDLQPDRSVVKTFLEGGIDLYMVDWGYPTRKDHFLTIDDHVNGYMNNIIDFIRKKHNVPKINLMGICMGGSFSVMYSALHPDKIKNLITTVTPSSFDTDRGLLHIWMKDVDVDRMIQTFGNIPGDLMNLGFLLLNPARLMIDKYVSFMENMDNKDFVENFVRMERWIFDSPDVPGETFRQFIEDCYKRNLLIQSKMFLGGERVDLKKLTMPLLNFFGEYDHLVPPSACNQLSGAVGSKDVEDVCLETGHIGIYVSSKFQKLFAPKIVQWLKERDNDDILRQNKLSAVRKKSAKIITSEAKSVGRAKNN, from the coding sequence ATGAGCTCGACAAAAATTCCTTTAGATCTGATTCTGGAAAAAATGGCCGAAGACGCCGAAAAGGCGCAACAACGAGTTACCAAGGCATCCGAAATTTTACAGGGGCAACTCAACTATGAAATTGCTTCGACGCCTTATGAGATAGTATATGAGGAAGACCGCGTCAAAGTTAAGCATTATTTTCGCAACGATAATGAAGAAAACAAGTTGAAAGTTCCGCTGCTGGTGGTGTACGCGCTGATCAATCGTGAAACAATGCTGGATCTGCAACCTGACCGAAGCGTCGTCAAGACGTTTCTGGAGGGTGGCATTGATCTGTATATGGTAGATTGGGGATATCCCACGCGTAAGGATCACTTCCTGACAATTGACGATCATGTCAATGGTTATATGAATAATATTATCGATTTTATCCGTAAAAAACATAATGTTCCAAAGATAAACCTGATGGGCATATGCATGGGCGGTTCGTTCAGCGTAATGTATTCCGCTCTTCATCCGGATAAAATAAAAAACCTGATTACTACCGTTACACCGTCGAGTTTCGATACGGATAGGGGGCTTCTGCATATCTGGATGAAAGATGTTGACGTGGATCGCATGATTCAAACTTTCGGTAACATTCCCGGCGATCTGATGAATTTGGGATTTCTATTGCTTAATCCCGCACGTTTGATGATCGATAAATACGTCAGTTTTATGGAAAATATGGACAATAAGGATTTTGTGGAAAATTTTGTAAGGATGGAACGCTGGATTTTCGACAGCCCTGACGTTCCCGGAGAAACTTTCCGTCAGTTTATTGAAGATTGCTACAAAAGGAATCTGCTTATTCAAAGCAAGATGTTTCTGGGCGGCGAGCGCGTTGATTTGAAAAAACTGACGATGCCGCTTTTAAATTTTTTCGGCGAATATGACCATTTGGTTCCGCCTTCGGCTTGCAATCAGCTATCTGGAGCTGTAGGCAGTAAAGATGTGGAAGATGTCTGTCTGGAAACCGGACATATCGGTATTTACGTGAGTTCCAAGTTTCAGAAATTATTTGCTCCAAAAATTGTTCAGTGGCTGAAAGAACGCGATAATGATGATATTCTTAGACAAAATAAATTGTCAGCAGTCAGGAAAAAATCTGCTAAAATCATCACATCTGAAGCAAAAAGTGTAGGGCGTGCCAAAAATAATTGA